GCCTGGCTTGTTCACAACACGCGGGAGACATACTACGGCGGTCCATTACATTCCgatcttgttgttgatggtaTCGTCTACAACTACATGGTCTCGGGCCACCACGGCGCTCCCATGCCCAACATTACCCATGGTTTTGATCGCACATGGGGACCGCAGTTTTACTACTTTAACAAGGGTGATAAGGATACAACTCTTGCTGAGTTGAGGGCTGACGCTGCGCAATATGCCAGCTCGGAGTGGAATGTGGACTTTTACGACAGTATCGCACACCACGTCCCCAACTACGCTCCTTCGTCAAAGAGGGTCACCTTCAAGGGAAATATTAAGCTCCCGAAGGGTGCTGAGAAGCCGATCATTGTGCTCTCTGAGAACAAGCAAGACTTTCAACTCAATGTTTTCAACACGAAGTCACTCCAGTACTGGGCTGAGGTTGACAAATCTGGGCGTTACAGCATCCCCCAAGTGGTGGAGGGAACCTACCGAGTGACCATCTACGCCGACGGAGTATTCGGTTGGTTCATCCAAGACGATGTCAAGATCTCACGATCACACAACAGTAAGGGTTTTACCTGGCGCGAGGAAAGCTCAGGCAAGGAGATTTGGCGGATCGGTGTACCAGACAAATCATCCGGCGAATATCTTCATGGGTATGCACCTGATACATCCAAGCCTCTTCAGCCGGAGCAATATCGAATCTACTGGGGCAAGTATGAGTACCAAAAGGAATTCCCCAATGGAGTCAACTTCCACGTGGGCAAAAGCGACGAAGCAAAGGATCTCAACTATGTCCATTGGTCATTTTTCCCATCCAAAGGCAACCATCTACTCTCGGAACCGTATTACAACAACGTGAACAACTGGACCATCACGTTTGACCTTAACAAGAACCAACTGCGAGCCAGAACTGCTACATTCACGGTGCAGGTGGCCGGTATGAGAAGCGCCAATGGAAACGCAAAGTGGACACCTGTGAAGGGCGGAATCAACGACTTGCCGTGGACCGTGAACGTCAACGGGGCTTACGAATCGACCTGGCTGATTCCTTACTGGCGAAGTGGTTCTTGCGCTGTCCGAAGCGCTGTTGCATGCCAGAACGTGGAACACAAGTTTGTGTTCCCGTCCTCAAACCTTCGAGCAGGGAAGAACGAGTTTGTTTTGAGCCTGCCTTTCAATGCTTCGAGCGTTGAGACAGCCGTGTTGCCTGACTCGCTATACGTTCAGTACGATGCTTTGAGACTCGAACTCAAGTAGTTTAGTTGGCTAGCTAGTATCTACGGTTGATCAGGTTTCAGATGGGATGAAAGTATGAAGCATTGTCTGATTGCTGTCACGTAATGAGCTTAATTGTCTACCTCTCAACGTCCCGCCTATCGTCAGTGAGGAGGCCACAATCTCGTTTAAAGTCATGGAGCCATTCGGCATTGTCAGCAGGAGTTTGGTTCCATGGGTCGTCACTGCACAAACGTAGACACTGTTAGCGATTGTGATACGGCTGAGATGGGAGTATGAACGGCATTGGCCGCATTTGTAATGATCCAAGAACATGGTGTACGCACTCGTCATACCAAATCCAACGTGCCTGATATTTCAACTCCTCATCAGTTGGTATGTGACTGCTGGGGTTGTTGGATGACATGGTGGTCATCACAAATCGAGATAGATCTCTTGCAAGGCGTCTGTAGCTGTTGCTGTCGTTGTTGAAGGGTGTCCCATTGAATGGGCCATTGCCACTGAAAGGGTTTTGGGCTGTAGAAGGCGGCCTCGCATGATGGATAGTTGAGGGGCTAACAATGCCATTGCTTTGTTTTGGTCTCTGCAGCGCCGAAGGAGATACACCTGACGCCATTGTAGATGAAGTAGGGGTCCTGGCATGATCCAAAAGTTGTAACAGATTAGTCATACCCCCTTGAAGGTGCCCAGGGTTGGGCTTAGAATTGATCAACCTGTTGGATGAATGACCGGTGGCCAAGTTTGGCTGGAGATTATTCTCATCTGTCATGCGCTCGGCTGGGAATTGTCGTCCTCGATCACGCAAGGGGGTAAGCCACTTGCTTGTCATCCAAACGAGCCTCGTCAAGAATCCGGTGAAAAGTTGAGAAGAGTTGTGTGAGCCAGATTCGATACGGTCAAGAAGATTAGCCGCCTCCTTCTGTAATTCATAGTCTGTCATCGGAAGGCCTATCATGTAATGAATTGCAACTAGTCGGCATAGTTGAGCCTCTAGCTCGCAACCCTCAAAGATGTCACTCTTGCCATTGATCTTGAGTTGGCTCATGCGTGACTTGTTGATCTGCTCGATGGGGCGTAAGCGAGCCTGTTGAAGAATCTCGGTTGAACTGGTGAAGATGTCTCGAAGCCATGACGGTGCCGGGGGGACGTGGTGGTCAGAAGTGCCTTCTGCACCAAGAATAATAGTACATCCCTCGCACTGGAGTTCGTGATCCGAAGGCAAACGGCCATGTGCGTCTAGGTAGTCGTACATATAATATTCGAGCTCTAGTTTGATGAGTTCATATGCACTGGTGGGTGTACCGGCCGGTCCTTGGCTAACAGAGAATGGAAGTGGCGAGGTTTGCTCGCAATGAATGAGGTCTGTTGGTTAGTGGTGGGAATTGCCATGTCAGAAACAGTTACTCACAAGGTGGTATAGCATTCTCGATCATTTCATT
This window of the Fusarium keratoplasticum isolate Fu6.1 chromosome 3, whole genome shotgun sequence genome carries:
- a CDS encoding Rhamnogalacturonan endolyase, whose translation is MWTPTFKSLALILGFVGFSQAKLNAKENSTHISLSNDRLDVVLTKSTGHITDVTLDGQDLLGPQDGNRGKGPYLDCSCIPTGFWTPGSTAQLRLLKDTDSTGTDYAGIVMSDTYKSTNQTLSQYFFLRDGETGLHAFSRLTYFNPATPFLRDLGELRTLFRPNTKLWTHFSTSDGNYGPLPSMANSVSVQDATWYVGDDKDDAYAKEYSDYFTKYSLSESWRNHDVHGQFSDGSTSDDGSTFGAWLVHNTRETYYGGPLHSDLVVDGIVYNYMVSGHHGAPMPNITHGFDRTWGPQFYYFNKGDKDTTLAELRADAAQYASSEWNVDFYDSIAHHVPNYAPSSKRVTFKGNIKLPKGAEKPIIVLSENKQDFQLNVFNTKSLQYWAEVDKSGRYSIPQVVEGTYRVTIYADGVFGWFIQDDVKISRSHNSKGFTWREESSGKEIWRIGVPDKSSGEYLHGYAPDTSKPLQPEQYRIYWGKYEYQKEFPNGVNFHVGKSDEAKDLNYVHWSFFPSKGNHLLSEPYYNNVNNWTITFDLNKNQLRARTATFTVQVAGMRSANGNAKWTPVKGGINDLPWTVNVNGAYESTWLIPYWRSGSCAVRSAVACQNVEHKFVFPSSNLRAGKNEFVLSLPFNASSVETAVLPDSLYVQYDALRLELK